One window of Arcobacter sp. LA11 genomic DNA carries:
- the tagH gene encoding type VI secretion system-associated FHA domain protein TagH, producing MKLIFDIIKNGKDVPVKRNYHFNMTSGSIGRSDDVDWSLNDSNNYISSNHATVEYKDGIYFIKDHSTNGTFLKYPYKKLPKNISIKINSTDIFIIGDYEIQARFIDNDYSQEDIISNDFSAQNTSISNSVSNNQLIPNDDDFLDDFILEDSNVMDNSFIIPDDDDDEDFNSSVMNMFKDNEDFKEKELNPFNDIETTIMDTELVDDRSFSDPLNEHINIQNFQEVIEEPLEVKTETKQEDITEIIIEKEEILEEKTVSKEINTVEKKPILTKEETEHSISIIEKKLGIELSSLNQEERDFILTEISDIVINCLDGLKNSLNTKEKIKNDLLIANNNNPQTDANPVKMGQHALNLLDNKNENDIKISEAVKKSFTELDIHNIALHRSSKNLINIAVLKFSPKSLEHNFETNGELNALMPKKYQMWDAYNNMFKKLNEDPDFGINLIEKDFSNEYNNILYSIKLTSI from the coding sequence ATGAAATTAATATTTGACATAATAAAAAATGGGAAAGATGTACCTGTAAAAAGGAATTACCATTTTAATATGACAAGCGGTTCAATAGGAAGGTCAGATGACGTTGATTGGTCTCTAAACGATAGTAATAACTATATATCAAGTAATCACGCAACAGTTGAGTATAAAGATGGAATTTATTTTATCAAAGACCATAGTACAAATGGAACTTTCTTAAAATATCCATATAAGAAGTTACCTAAAAATATATCTATAAAAATCAATTCTACAGATATATTTATTATTGGTGACTATGAAATACAAGCTAGATTTATTGATAATGACTATTCTCAAGAAGATATCATTAGTAATGACTTTTCAGCCCAAAATACATCTATAAGTAATTCTGTATCTAATAACCAACTTATACCTAATGATGACGACTTTTTAGATGATTTTATATTAGAAGACTCTAATGTAATGGATAACTCTTTTATTATTCCAGATGATGATGATGATGAAGACTTCAATTCAAGTGTAATGAATATGTTCAAAGATAATGAAGATTTTAAAGAAAAAGAGTTAAATCCATTTAATGATATTGAAACAACGATAATGGACACAGAACTTGTTGATGATAGATCATTCTCTGATCCATTAAATGAACATATCAATATTCAAAATTTTCAAGAAGTAATTGAAGAACCTCTAGAAGTTAAAACAGAAACTAAACAAGAAGATATAACTGAAATAATAATTGAGAAAGAAGAAATATTAGAAGAGAAAACTGTTTCTAAAGAAATAAATACAGTAGAAAAAAAACCTATCCTAACAAAAGAAGAAACTGAACATAGTATTTCTATTATAGAAAAAAAATTAGGTATTGAGCTTAGCTCTCTAAATCAAGAAGAAAGAGATTTTATTCTTACAGAAATTTCTGATATTGTAATAAACTGTTTAGATGGACTAAAAAATTCTTTAAATACAAAAGAAAAAATCAAAAATGATTTATTAATAGCAAACAACAATAACCCACAAACGGATGCTAATCCAGTAAAGATGGGACAACATGCACTTAATCTCTTAGATAATAAAAATGAAAATGACATAAAAATTTCTGAAGCTGTAAAAAAATCTTTTACAGAATTAGATATTCATAATATCGCATTGCATAGATCAAGTAAAAACCTTATCAATATTGCCGTTTTAAAATTTTCACCAAAAAGTTTAGAACACAATTTTGAAACAAATGGTGAATTAAATGCCTTGATGCCTAAAAAGTATCAAATGTGGGATGCATATAATAATATGTTTAAAAAGTTAAATGAAGACCCAGACTTTGGTATAAACTTAATTGAAAAAGACTTTTCAAATGAGTATAACAATATTTTGTACAGTATAAAACTGACTTCAATATAA
- the tssH gene encoding type VI secretion system ATPase TssH — translation MKLELKEMINSLDINTKKYLEQSAQRCISRGGNEILIEDILYAMLENNTSIFNTVLEHYKIDAQEVFNTLQASTKLTATESTNPIFSTLLVQWLEESYVIARVSLASNEISESALILSLFDNEIKYGNTAYFKLLRNIKFEEAKELIIGLNDQAIEKLSSENNNNKKVSQGSELEKYTTNLTNLAKEGKIDPVLCRDSEIKQAVDILLRRRKNNPILVGEAGVGKTAVVEGLALKIINKEVPDHLYEAQILSLDLGALQAGASVKGEFERRLQAVIKEIQASTQFIILFIDEAHTLIGAGGNEGGGDAANLLKPALARGELRTIAATTWLEYRKYFEKDPALSRRFQKINLLEPTIEQAVTILRGIANKYEQVHNVYIEDEALTSAAILSARYITGRQLPDKAIDVLDTACANVKISKTNTPYALQKLNTEIIEKQREIDYLKRDDDNLIKDYSKRITTLEDEIKAIETNVLDIKENWDKQKELLEKIKANEDDKDELKILNIELSKLQEQGSYIYKNVTKEQVAEVISSWTGIPLGDMVQEQIKTVMELEEKMKDRVIGQDEAISYINTFLQISISGLKNENSPAGVFLLVGPSGVGKTETALAIADLMYGGERFITTINMTEFQEKHTVSRLIGSPPGYVGYGDGGQLTDPVRVKPYSVVLLDEIEKAHPDILNLFYQIFDKGVANDGEGRVIDFKNTIIIMTSNLATEEITNMCTSNDEIKLEDMTKEITPILSNYLQPALLGRMNVIPYFNLKDEALKDIAKLKLKTIQKQLNKKEISLNIQDSLLDYIVSLSNTVDTGARNIDLIINTNIMPKLSKYILNASINGTKITSIDLAITEQNEISITHN, via the coding sequence ATGAAATTAGAATTAAAAGAAATGATTAATTCTTTAGATATAAATACAAAAAAATATTTAGAACAATCAGCACAAAGATGTATTTCACGGGGTGGAAATGAAATATTAATTGAAGATATTCTATATGCTATGTTAGAAAATAATACAAGTATTTTTAATACAGTATTAGAGCATTATAAAATTGATGCCCAAGAAGTTTTTAATACTTTACAAGCAAGTACAAAACTTACAGCAACAGAAAGTACAAACCCAATCTTTTCTACACTATTAGTTCAATGGTTAGAAGAATCTTATGTAATAGCAAGAGTATCTCTAGCATCAAATGAAATAAGCGAATCTGCTTTAATCCTATCTCTTTTTGATAATGAAATCAAATATGGAAACACTGCATACTTTAAGCTTTTAAGAAATATTAAATTTGAAGAAGCAAAAGAGTTAATTATAGGATTAAATGATCAAGCAATTGAAAAATTAAGCAGTGAAAATAACAATAACAAAAAAGTTTCTCAAGGTTCAGAGCTAGAAAAATATACAACAAACTTAACAAACTTAGCAAAAGAGGGAAAAATTGACCCTGTATTATGTAGAGATAGTGAAATAAAACAAGCAGTTGATATATTATTAAGAAGAAGAAAAAATAATCCTATCTTAGTGGGAGAAGCTGGTGTTGGTAAAACAGCAGTAGTTGAAGGTCTTGCTCTTAAAATAATAAATAAAGAAGTTCCTGACCATCTATATGAAGCACAAATCCTATCTTTAGATTTAGGTGCTTTACAAGCAGGTGCTAGTGTAAAAGGAGAATTTGAAAGAAGATTACAAGCTGTAATAAAAGAGATACAAGCAAGTACTCAATTTATTATTCTTTTTATTGATGAAGCCCATACTCTTATTGGAGCAGGGGGAAATGAAGGTGGTGGAGACGCAGCAAACTTGCTAAAACCAGCCCTTGCAAGGGGAGAATTAAGAACAATTGCTGCTACAACATGGCTTGAATATAGAAAGTATTTTGAAAAAGACCCAGCATTATCTAGAAGATTCCAGAAAATCAATCTTCTTGAACCAACAATTGAACAAGCAGTTACTATATTAAGAGGAATAGCAAATAAATATGAACAAGTTCATAATGTTTATATAGAAGATGAAGCTTTAACTTCAGCTGCAATATTATCTGCAAGATATATTACAGGTAGACAATTGCCAGATAAGGCTATTGATGTTTTAGATACAGCTTGTGCAAATGTAAAAATTAGTAAAACTAATACTCCTTATGCTTTACAAAAACTAAATACTGAAATTATTGAAAAACAAAGAGAAATTGACTATCTAAAAAGAGATGATGATAACCTAATCAAAGATTATTCAAAAAGAATTACTACACTTGAAGATGAAATCAAAGCAATAGAAACAAATGTTTTAGATATTAAAGAAAACTGGGATAAACAAAAAGAGTTATTAGAAAAAATTAAAGCCAATGAAGATGACAAAGATGAATTGAAAATATTAAATATAGAATTAAGTAAACTACAAGAACAGGGTTCTTATATCTATAAGAATGTTACTAAAGAACAAGTAGCAGAAGTTATTTCATCATGGACAGGAATACCTTTAGGAGATATGGTTCAAGAACAAATAAAAACTGTTATGGAACTTGAAGAAAAAATGAAAGACAGAGTTATTGGTCAAGATGAGGCTATTTCATATATAAATACATTTTTACAAATCTCAATTTCTGGACTTAAAAATGAGAATTCACCAGCAGGAGTTTTTTTATTAGTGGGTCCTAGTGGTGTAGGGAAAACAGAAACTGCACTAGCTATTGCTGATTTAATGTATGGTGGAGAAAGATTTATTACTACTATAAATATGACAGAATTTCAAGAAAAACATACAGTATCAAGATTAATTGGTTCACCACCAGGATATGTAGGATACGGAGATGGTGGACAATTAACTGATCCTGTTAGAGTAAAACCATACTCAGTAGTACTTTTAGATGAAATAGAAAAAGCACATCCTGATATCTTAAATCTTTTTTATCAGATATTTGATAAAGGTGTTGCAAATGATGGAGAAGGAAGAGTGATTGATTTTAAAAATACAATTATTATCATGACTTCAAATCTTGCAACAGAAGAGATTACAAATATGTGTACTTCAAATGATGAAATAAAATTAGAAGATATGACAAAGGAAATTACTCCAATATTATCAAACTATCTTCAACCCGCATTATTAGGAAGGATGAATGTAATTCCTTATTTTAATTTAAAAGACGAGGCATTAAAAGATATTGCAAAATTAAAATTAAAAACTATTCAAAAACAATTAAATAAAAAAGAAATTAGCTTAAATATTCAAGACTCTTTACTTGACTATATTGTCTCATTATCCAATACAGTTGATACAGGAGCTAGAAATATTGATTTAATTATAAATACAAATATCATGCCTAAACTTTCTAAATATATTTTAAATGCAAGTATTAATGGTACAAAGATCACTTCGATTGATTTAGCTATTACTGAACAAAATGAAATTTCAATAACACATAATTAG
- the tssG gene encoding type VI secretion system baseplate subunit TssG: MNIETINKRIKESTFNYTLPQSIRIVCAYLKKIYPQKKHEKLYDLIIFQANPSLAFQKTEIDNINFIEINNEVKVELTLNFLGIFGSSSPMPSHFTEMILDSVDSDKILHDFLNLFNHHLQRFVFPIWKKHRYYIQYRYDLRDKFSKYILSFLGLYSNINVGNSSLDLRKLIPYIGILSMKHKSAGTLKAVIRHYLSHNDIEIIQCIPSKYDIPSWQYSSLGNANISLGSDFLIGESIVSKNAKFRVLLKDAKDDDLIKYSVLGKKMKELNDLISFSLNEPLEHDVCFEIKKENKKKLILNKNEKTYLGVNSWIGDSLYDENIIIAQKGK, translated from the coding sequence ATGAATATAGAAACTATAAATAAAAGAATCAAAGAATCAACTTTTAATTATACTCTACCTCAATCAATAAGAATTGTCTGTGCATACCTAAAAAAAATATATCCACAAAAGAAACATGAAAAATTATATGATTTGATAATCTTTCAAGCTAACCCAAGTTTAGCTTTCCAAAAAACAGAAATTGATAATATAAACTTTATTGAAATTAATAATGAAGTAAAAGTTGAACTAACATTAAACTTTCTAGGAATCTTTGGTAGTTCATCGCCTATGCCATCACATTTTACTGAGATGATTTTAGATAGCGTAGATTCAGACAAAATTTTACATGATTTTTTAAATCTATTTAATCATCACTTACAACGTTTTGTTTTCCCTATTTGGAAAAAACACCGATATTATATTCAATATAGATATGACTTAAGAGATAAGTTTTCAAAATATATTCTCTCTTTTTTAGGTTTATATTCAAATATAAATGTCGGTAACTCATCTTTAGACTTACGAAAACTAATACCATATATTGGTATTTTGAGTATGAAACATAAATCAGCGGGTACATTAAAAGCGGTGATTAGACACTACTTATCTCATAATGATATTGAAATAATTCAATGTATCCCTAGTAAATACGATATTCCATCTTGGCAATATTCATCATTAGGAAATGCAAATATATCTTTAGGTTCTGATTTTTTAATAGGAGAGTCAATTGTTAGTAAAAATGCAAAGTTTAGAGTTTTACTAAAAGATGCAAAAGATGATGACTTAATTAAATACAGTGTTTTAGGTAAAAAAATGAAAGAATTAAATGATTTAATTTCTTTTTCTTTAAATGAACCATTAGAACATGATGTTTGTTTTGAAATAAAAAAAGAGAATAAAAAGAAATTAATTTTAAATAAAAATGAAAAAACATATTTAGGTGTTAACAGTTGGATAGGGGATTCTCTCTACGACGAAAACATAATCATTGCACAAAAAGGAAAATAA
- the tssF gene encoding type VI secretion system baseplate subunit TssF has protein sequence MAFNDYYKEELTSLRTFGAEFSKKNPGLSTYLSKEGQDPDVERLLEGFSFLTGRLKQQLDQELPEVAHTLVQLLWPNYIRPIPSYSIIQYSPIKNSVNNIKIKKDTEVLSKNNSDSLQCKFRTTYDTIVMPLELADVNYFIHGKKSSLELKMNMTTSGTLADLVFNNLRMYLSGSKFIAQDLYLFLTNYIEEIEISLEDEEDKSISDFHIDKKSIMPVGFNSLETMTPYPLNVFDGYILLQEFFCFKDKYLFVDVMNLNKISDISDEILSKSRSFTIKIHFSKRFIHAETLKKEHFSLYCTPIINLFETDTVPIRKNQEQDEFLIVPSELDKNHSEIFSIEKVRGWIPSKNIYQDYLPFESFEHLDDDNEYYSSRIKLSIDGERTNTYLRFASTDTQNSLIKTNATVSVKILCTNRDLPSTLLLGDICVANALSNSENLSFKNITIPSVSYPPPIAGDFLWRIISNMSLNYLSLDNIKSFRTILETYDFYGAFNIKQKEKTIMNLKGLEDISYKTCEMIDKGLPIRGIHVSLKIDPNKFSCVGEAYLFCSILNEFLALYSNINSFHKLTVDMQNKEIYEWPAKLGSQNLI, from the coding sequence ATGGCATTTAACGACTATTACAAAGAGGAACTAACTTCTTTACGTACATTTGGAGCAGAATTTTCTAAAAAAAATCCTGGACTATCTACTTATCTTTCTAAAGAAGGACAAGACCCTGATGTAGAAAGATTACTAGAAGGTTTTTCTTTTTTAACAGGAAGACTAAAGCAACAACTTGACCAAGAACTTCCTGAAGTTGCACATACTTTAGTACAACTTTTATGGCCAAACTATATAAGACCTATACCCTCGTATAGTATTATTCAATATTCACCAATAAAAAATTCTGTAAATAATATAAAAATTAAAAAAGATACTGAAGTATTAAGTAAAAATAACTCTGATTCTCTACAATGTAAATTTAGAACTACCTATGATACAATCGTTATGCCCCTTGAATTAGCAGATGTTAATTATTTCATTCATGGTAAAAAAAGTTCACTTGAACTAAAAATGAATATGACAACTTCAGGTACATTAGCTGACTTAGTTTTCAATAATTTAAGAATGTATTTAAGTGGTTCAAAATTTATTGCCCAAGACTTATATCTATTTTTGACAAACTATATTGAAGAGATTGAAATTTCTTTAGAAGATGAAGAGGATAAGTCTATCAGTGATTTTCATATAGATAAAAAATCTATTATGCCAGTTGGTTTTAATTCATTAGAAACAATGACACCATATCCATTAAATGTTTTTGATGGATATATATTACTTCAAGAGTTTTTTTGTTTTAAAGACAAGTATTTATTTGTTGATGTTATGAATTTAAATAAAATATCTGATATTTCAGATGAAATTTTATCAAAAAGTAGAAGTTTTACAATAAAAATTCATTTCTCAAAACGATTTATACATGCAGAAACTTTAAAAAAAGAACATTTTTCTTTATATTGTACACCAATAATCAACTTATTTGAAACGGATACTGTTCCTATTAGAAAAAACCAAGAACAAGACGAATTTTTAATAGTCCCTTCAGAACTAGATAAAAATCATAGTGAAATATTTTCAATAGAAAAAGTTAGAGGATGGATTCCCAGTAAAAATATCTACCAAGATTACTTACCTTTTGAATCTTTTGAACATTTAGATGATGACAACGAATATTATTCTTCAAGAATAAAATTATCAATTGATGGAGAAAGAACAAATACTTATCTAAGATTTGCATCTACAGATACACAAAATAGTCTTATAAAAACAAATGCAACTGTTTCTGTAAAAATATTATGTACAAACAGGGATTTACCTTCAACTTTACTTTTAGGTGATATATGTGTTGCAAATGCATTATCAAATAGTGAAAACCTCTCATTTAAAAATATTACTATTCCATCTGTTAGTTATCCACCACCAATTGCAGGTGATTTTTTATGGAGAATCATTTCTAATATGTCCTTAAACTATCTTTCTCTTGATAATATAAAATCATTTAGAACAATTCTTGAAACTTACGATTTTTATGGTGCTTTTAATATAAAACAAAAAGAAAAAACTATTATGAATTTAAAAGGACTAGAAGATATTTCATATAAAACTTGTGAAATGATTGATAAAGGGTTACCAATTAGAGGGATTCATGTCTCATTAAAAATTGATCCTAATAAGTTTTCATGTGTAGGAGAAGCATACTTATTTTGTTCAATACTTAATGAGTTCCTTGCTTTATATAGTAATATAAATTCTTTTCATAAGCTAACTGTAGATATGCAAAATAAAGAGATATATGAATGGCCAGCAAAACTTGGTTCTCAAAATTTAATATAG
- the tssE gene encoding type VI secretion system baseplate subunit TssE codes for MYKGSLFERLSQELNDKDFTSNEEAVYASIANNLSRIFSTNAGSAEIAKDYGRPDLNNINLSMKDSIEMIEQHSEICIKKYEPRLYKTKVGVSREKLTLNQMNIFIEGYLVVNGKSKKINFKADLLKNGKVKIYKDGI; via the coding sequence ATGTATAAAGGAAGTCTATTTGAAAGATTATCTCAAGAATTAAACGATAAAGATTTTACAAGCAATGAAGAGGCAGTTTATGCCTCTATTGCTAATAATCTTTCACGTATATTCTCTACAAATGCGGGAAGTGCAGAGATTGCAAAAGACTATGGTCGACCTGATTTAAATAATATAAATTTGAGTATGAAAGATTCTATTGAAATGATAGAGCAACATTCTGAAATTTGTATTAAGAAATATGAACCAAGACTTTACAAAACAAAAGTAGGGGTTTCAAGAGAAAAGCTTACCTTAAATCAAATGAATATATTTATTGAAGGTTATCTTGTTGTAAATGGGAAAAGTAAAAAAATAAATTTTAAAGCAGATTTATTAAAAAATGGAAAAGTGAAAATATATAAAGATGGCATTTAA
- the tssC gene encoding type VI secretion system contractile sheath large subunit, translating to MSTEESIAQNMTDLEQLSLLDSIVAQTSLTQEDDTYGVVKSGVGALIEELIKSDNEDEKVNKSIIDKMIAEIDEKISAQMDEILHHENFQSLESKWRGLYMLVERTDFRQNILMEIINVSKEDLMEDFEESLDITQTGLYKHVYTSGYGQFGGEPVGTIIADYELSPSNVDIKFLNKVASISAMSHAPFIAAAGPKFFGLKSFEGLPDLKDIEDVMSSPQFAAWRGFRKNEDSRYVGLTLPRFLLRAPYDPEDNPISNFVYKENVSKDHENYLWGNTIYPFASKLTDSFANFRWCTNIIGPKSGGEVRDLPVHTFESMGDIEMKIPTEVLVSDRREFELSEQGFIPLIMRKGSNSAAFFAATSAQEPKIFPNTPEGNEAQLNYKLGTQLPYLFAITRMSHYIKVLQREHIGSWRERADLERELNKWAKQYVANQENPSAEIRSKRPFKDIAIVVEDVADDPGWYKVKISLRPHFKYMGASFELSLVGKLDKE from the coding sequence ATGTCAACAGAAGAATCAATAGCTCAAAATATGACTGATTTAGAACAACTTAGTCTACTAGATAGTATTGTAGCGCAAACAAGTCTTACTCAAGAAGACGATACATATGGTGTAGTAAAATCAGGAGTAGGCGCTCTAATAGAAGAACTTATTAAATCAGACAATGAAGATGAAAAAGTAAATAAATCAATTATTGATAAAATGATTGCTGAAATAGATGAAAAAATTTCTGCACAAATGGATGAAATATTACATCATGAGAATTTCCAATCTTTAGAATCAAAATGGCGTGGACTATACATGCTTGTAGAAAGAACAGACTTTAGACAAAATATCCTAATGGAAATTATTAATGTTTCTAAAGAAGACTTAATGGAAGATTTTGAAGAGAGTTTAGATATTACACAAACAGGATTGTATAAACATGTATATACAAGTGGTTACGGTCAATTTGGTGGAGAACCAGTAGGTACAATTATTGCAGATTACGAATTATCTCCATCTAATGTAGATATCAAATTTTTAAACAAAGTAGCTTCAATTTCAGCTATGAGTCATGCTCCATTTATTGCAGCAGCTGGTCCAAAATTCTTTGGTTTAAAAAGCTTTGAAGGATTACCTGACTTAAAAGATATCGAAGATGTTATGAGTTCACCTCAATTTGCTGCATGGAGAGGATTTAGAAAAAATGAAGACTCTAGATATGTAGGGTTAACACTTCCAAGATTTTTACTAAGAGCTCCTTATGATCCAGAAGACAATCCTATTTCAAATTTTGTTTATAAAGAAAATGTATCAAAAGATCATGAAAATTACTTATGGGGAAATACTATTTATCCATTTGCAAGTAAATTAACTGACAGTTTCGCAAACTTTAGATGGTGTACAAATATCATTGGGCCAAAATCTGGTGGTGAAGTAAGAGATTTACCTGTACATACTTTTGAAAGTATGGGTGATATTGAAATGAAAATCCCTACAGAAGTTCTTGTATCAGACAGACGAGAATTTGAATTGTCTGAGCAAGGGTTTATTCCTTTAATTATGAGAAAAGGTAGTAATTCTGCTGCATTCTTTGCTGCAACTTCAGCACAAGAACCAAAAATATTCCCTAATACTCCAGAAGGTAATGAAGCACAATTAAATTATAAATTAGGAACTCAATTACCATACCTTTTTGCTATTACAAGAATGTCTCACTATATCAAAGTATTACAAAGAGAACATATTGGTTCTTGGAGAGAAAGAGCAGATTTAGAGAGAGAATTAAATAAATGGGCTAAACAATACGTTGCAAATCAAGAAAATCCAAGTGCTGAAATCAGAAGTAAAAGACCATTTAAGGATATTGCAATAGTAGTTGAAGATGTTGCTGATGATCCAGGTTGGTATAAAGTTAAAATTTCGTTAAGACCTCACTTTAAATATATGGGTGCAAGCTTTGAATTATCATTAGTTGGAAAACTAGATAAAGAATAG
- the tssB gene encoding type VI secretion system contractile sheath small subunit: MNKQSESPKERINVTYKPATGDMEEDVEIPYKVTLLGDYNPNEEKVPVEDRKAIKIDKSNFNDVLKGQNLSVSFNVDNKLIDDEDSSLNVDLNINSIKDFSPEKIVENVPEMKVLMELRQSLMALKGPLGNVPAFRKAIENAISSKEERDALMSELNLSSKE, from the coding sequence ATGAATAAACAATCAGAGTCACCAAAAGAAAGAATTAACGTTACATATAAACCAGCAACTGGAGATATGGAAGAAGATGTAGAAATACCATATAAGGTTACTTTATTAGGAGATTATAACCCAAATGAAGAAAAAGTTCCTGTAGAAGATAGAAAAGCTATTAAAATTGATAAAAGTAATTTTAATGACGTTTTAAAAGGTCAAAATCTATCTGTTTCTTTTAATGTTGATAATAAATTAATTGATGATGAAGATTCATCTTTAAATGTTGACTTAAATATTAATAGTATTAAAGATTTTTCACCAGAAAAAATTGTTGAAAATGTTCCAGAAATGAAAGTTTTAATGGAATTAAGACAATCACTTATGGCACTAAAAGGTCCATTAGGTAATGTTCCAGCATTTAGAAAAGCAATAGAAAATGCAATTTCATCTAAAGAAGAAAGAGATGCATTAATGTCAGAACTAAATTTAAGTTCTAAAGAATAA
- the tssA gene encoding type VI secretion system protein TssA, with translation MHDLILKEFTSSLPCGEDCKYEDSFLLIEQEVDKTNSVTQDGSTDWKIVVKNSEQFLISESKDLKIASWLTYGLWRNDSWKGLKNGILIYNKLLEKFEKSIYPKSKKAKTNIFSWLEDTLTNDILANENSKKTITNELEFLELFKSLNKNINIHLESENNNFRKIIQFLEDLIKEKNIQISKEKEIKEKEEKTPLKNQKNNQPINNKINNEIVEINNESDAIKVLRSFKKSGSLLTNYYRKQNISNLKALRITRLFTWLDTEGLPNSENNKTFLHPPSELELDELENLYKNKEYDDAFYLAEEILEVSPFWIDGHLYSYNILEKTKNYNEAKEIKNTLISFLKTNNGILDLHFVDNTPFASKKAKKWIQEELTSKEESSDNTDKEETIDDNEELLSIIYELANDNKIKEAMNLLNQKYYSSSNTEEKFNWRLHHAELAIEFNKKEIALALLEELEKDIEKFHLNEWNPKLASKVYNLLLTSFSSIDIHSDKLDLIYKNLCKTDINSAFEIKIN, from the coding sequence TTGCACGATTTGATATTAAAAGAGTTTACCAGTAGTTTGCCATGCGGCGAAGACTGCAAATATGAAGATTCCTTTTTATTAATAGAACAAGAAGTAGATAAAACTAATAGTGTAACTCAAGATGGAAGTACTGATTGGAAAATTGTTGTAAAAAATTCTGAACAATTTTTGATTTCTGAAAGTAAAGATTTAAAAATTGCATCATGGTTAACTTATGGTTTATGGAGAAACGACTCTTGGAAAGGCCTTAAAAATGGAATTCTTATCTATAATAAACTTTTGGAAAAATTTGAAAAAAGTATTTATCCAAAATCAAAAAAAGCAAAAACAAATATCTTTTCTTGGTTAGAAGATACATTAACTAACGATATACTTGCAAATGAAAACTCTAAAAAAACTATAACAAATGAATTAGAATTTCTAGAACTCTTTAAAAGTCTAAATAAGAATATTAATATACATTTAGAATCTGAAAATAATAATTTTAGAAAAATTATTCAATTTTTAGAAGATTTAATAAAAGAAAAAAACATACAAATTTCAAAAGAAAAAGAAATAAAAGAAAAAGAAGAAAAAACACCTTTAAAAAATCAAAAAAATAATCAGCCTATCAACAATAAAATAAATAATGAAATAGTAGAAATTAACAATGAATCTGATGCAATAAAAGTACTAAGAAGCTTTAAAAAGAGCGGTTCTTTGCTTACAAATTATTATAGAAAACAAAATATATCAAATCTAAAAGCACTTAGAATTACAAGACTATTTACATGGCTTGATACAGAAGGTTTACCAAATTCTGAAAACAATAAAACTTTTCTTCATCCTCCTTCAGAATTAGAGCTAGATGAATTAGAAAATCTATATAAAAACAAAGAATACGATGATGCTTTTTACCTAGCAGAGGAGATACTTGAAGTATCACCTTTTTGGATTGATGGACATTTATATTCATATAATATTTTAGAAAAAACAAAAAATTATAATGAAGCCAAAGAAATTAAAAATACACTTATTAGTTTTTTAAAAACAAATAATGGCATCTTAGATTTACATTTTGTAGATAATACTCCTTTTGCCTCTAAAAAAGCAAAAAAATGGATACAAGAAGAACTAACATCGAAAGAAGAATCATCAGATAATACTGATAAAGAAGAAACCATAGACGATAATGAAGAGCTTTTATCTATTATCTATGAACTTGCAAATGACAATAAAATAAAAGAAGCTATGAATTTATTAAATCAAAAATATTATAGTTCATCAAATACAGAAGAAAAATTTAATTGGAGGTTACATCATGCAGAACTTGCAATTGAATTTAATAAAAAAGAAATTGCATTAGCATTATTAGAAGAACTAGAAAAAGATATAGAAAAGTTTCATTTAAATGAATGGAACCCAAAACTTGCATCAAAAGTTTACAATCTACTTCTTACTTCTTTTTCTAGTATTGATATCCATAGCGATAAATTAGATTTAATTTATAAAAATCTTTGTAAAACTGATATCAATAGTGCATTTGAAATTAAAATAAATTAG